From the Trifolium pratense cultivar HEN17-A07 linkage group LG4, ARS_RC_1.1, whole genome shotgun sequence genome, the window TTCGAAAGCCACAGCAACATTAGGGTATTCAATACAAAGTGAATTATAATTAATGTCAGGTGCTGCAAGCTCCCTTAAAGTCTTTTGGTCAGCCATGGTGTAATTGTTTAAATTAGAATCAGAAGAAGAAATTCAACCGAAAATGGAAATTCGATCGAGACGAgattagaaaaatataaaaatatgacttaaaatctaataaaatcaaataaagatttttcaaatttttttggatttttttgaaattacgaaaatagtaataaattaaaataaaatataaaaacaatgaatttgagatttttgaggTGGCGTCtcctattttttctaaaaataggAGAttctgatttatttatttttttcgatGAGGCAGCACAATGGGGAATTAATTCGGAAACAAATTTCAGAAACTgccttcttttattttattagattttttttgaaaatttgatttttttttgtgcgTGTGTAAGGGTCAAATTGTCCAGCAAATAGCAACTACAGGGGTTCCCAGGTAAGGGAGGTGGATCGAGGATCGCTTAAGTACCAAGCCTTTCCTAGCCAGAATTCCCGTAGGTACAATAATGCAAGAACACACGaccaaaacacaaaaatattaatttacgAAAATAATATTGATTGAAATCGACAaagagtccccggcaacggcgccaatttgatcgtTGTCGTATGCGgtcaaaaataattgaattttgtaaaatgtaGTACAAGGtaagttaaccttggtcgtctcacaaggactcTTAAAATCAGTTTATCAATATTATAATCAAGTaagaattgtaaaaaaaaaggggtTTAGGTTTGGTTTCAATGATTAGAAACGAAGAAAGTAAGTTGATTTAGAAATAGTTGTGAGAAACAGATTAATCTACTGCTCGGAGATTTCAGACTTATCATCGATCGTTATATTATCAGTCCCTAAGCGGATTTAATTCTCTTTTGATTATAGAAACGATTAACAAGCGTATTCGATTCTATATGAATTATATTCCTTTTGTTAGATACCGAATTAAGCAAACGGTATACCGAATTAAGCAAACGGTTAAGAACACGTGAATTAACGAATAAGCTAAGTTAAACACGATTACCTTAAGAAATAGAAATCAATCAAAACTAACAATCATGTATATGAAACTTGAATTAAgcaaacaagaacaagaacataattgaaaagaattaaataaaactGAATAATATAAATAACCTCAAGGTCTTGGAGAAATCCCCTTACAGCAGATCAACCCTAGTGGTTTAGCAAGCCATAGAATACTAGAGGCTACAAGAGTTTCTCAAAAACtagaatgaataaaatatgagagactaaggctctatttataggcttTTTCGACTTAATTTCTAAGCAGCATCGTGGTGCGTTGGATTGATCGTGGCGCGATGGGATGGCTGCTTGGTCCTCAAGATTTGCAGATTCTGTGCAGATTTTTTCCATTCTCATCGTGGTACGATATAACCCATCGTGGCACGACGTAAACTTCGGAATTTGAATTTCGCTCCAACATCAAAGTTGTATCTCTTtgtcttagctttccaacgcatgcTCGCAagcctcaatccgatactcgtagctccagttatggCCTGCAGAGTGAGAAAAGGTCAAACTGCtgtttatttatgaaataagtgtgaaaacaaaataaaagcaaaactaTCCTAAACTTAGGAAACTCATTGAAAACGCTAGAAATAAGTGGAGAAATCATATAAATTTCGTATCATAAGATAGAAGAAAGTGCATTATAAATACACTGATCACcttgatagcaggaatgaagttaGCGAAAGACATGGAAGTGAAGGAGTTGAaagccatgagtgattcccaactgATAACCAACCAAGTGTCAGGAAAGTTTCAGACGAAAGAGCcacagttaatcaaatacgtggagGGAGTGCAAAGTCTAGCTAAACACTTCGACTCGTTCGAATTAGTTTATGTCCCTCGCGAACAAAATatgagagcagatctattgtcaaaactggcgagcacaaaaaaaCCCGGGagccatagaaccgttatccaagaaacGATTAAAACTCCCAGCATCGGCGGAGAAGATTTGATGATGGTGATAGAGGAAGAAGATTGGAGATCGCCTATTATCCGTTACCTCCAAAAAGATGAACTCccaaaagaaagggaaaaggctttCAAATTAAAGAAgatggcggcatggtattctATGGTAGGAGATAGGCTATACAAAAGGGGATTTGCATCCCCCCTCCTCCTATGCGTCAGCAATGAAGAAGCAAAACACATTATGTCCGAAGTGCATGAGGGTTCGTGTGGCAGCCATATCGGTTCAAGGGCTTTGGCAGGAAAAATATTAAGGGCAGGTTTTTACTGGCCGGATATACACGATGACACCGCCATGTACGTAAGAAACTGTGATAAATGCCAAAGACACGCCAATTTACACCACATGCCTGGAGAGCCATTGAAATCAGTGTTATCCCCATGGCCTTTTTTCATGTGGGGGGTGGATATTGTTGGACCATTCCCAGTTGGCTACAAACAAGCAagatggatcatcgtcgccgttgattattttacaaaatggattgaagcagagcCAGTATCTAGTATTTCGGCGGAACAGGTCAAgattttttattggaaaaaaatcatctgcagattCGGCTTGCCTAAGTACATCGTGTCCGATAACGGCACTCAGTTCGCCAGCGAAAAGGTCGTGGAATTCTGTCGAAGcaaaggaatcaaaaacacctttatatcagtggaGCACCCACAAGCTAACGGACAGGCTGAATCGGCAAATAAGGTTATATTAAGGGCATTGAAAAGGAGGCTAGATAGCAAAGGCGAGgcttgggtagcccacatctcgCCCATCCTGTGGTCCTATCATACCACTCCCCAATCCTCAACGGGAGAAGcaccatttacaatggtctatggcTCAGATGCaatgatcccggtggaaataaatcctcccagttggcgcagagaaaccatAACGCAGGAGGAGAACGATAGAGCTTTGGAAGAAAACCTAGACATGATcgaagaaagaagagagagagcacacttcagagaattcgccataaagcaaagggccgctaggcgttataatacgagagtcaaacaGAGAAGTTTTCAAGAGGGCGATCTAGTGTTGAAAAGACCcatgggaaaggataaaggagggaagttcgcagcaaactgggaaggcccctttcgTATACAAGAAGCCTTTGAAGGAGGAACATATCGCTTAGAGACTATGGAAGGAAGAACCCTCCCCAGGACGTGGAACATAGCAAACTTAAAGTTCTACTATAGCTAGCTACGGAGCATCACGCCACTGGTGGAAGAACAAGTAAATTCATGCCTTTTCAGCACTATTTTAATGATGTACAAGAACcattttcattaataaataaaaacaatgagaTACTCTTTTCCCTTGTGCAAACTagggtttttatcgaggctcattaaatttcaaaatcttaGTAGTTCTTTTACTTTATTACACATGTTTTCTTACACAGTCAAAACATTTACGTCAATCAAGGTCAACCTAATTAAGTTATGAACTCTGAATAGActaagaaattaaatcagggttgagaggccttggcgccacccgtagggggcgtcagaaacagaaattaaatcagggttgagaggccttggcgccacccgtagggggcgtcagaaatagaaattaaatcagggttgagaggccttggcgtcacccgtagggggcgtcagaaacagaaaataaatcagggttgagaggccttggtgtcacccgtagggggcgtcagaaacagaaattaaatcagggttgagaggccttggcgtcacccgtagggggcgtcagaaacagaaaataaatcaaggttgaaaggccctggcgtcacccgtaggggacgtcaagaacagaaaataaaacaaggttgaaaggccctggcgtcacccgtaggggacgtcaagaacagaaaataaaacaaggttgaaaggccctggcgtcacccgtaggggacgtcaagaacagaaaataaaacaaggttgaaaggccctggcgtcacccgtatgggacgtcaagaacagaaaataaaacaaggttgaaaggccctggcgtcacccgtaggggacgtcaagaacagaaaataaaacaaagttgaaaggccctggcgtcacccgtaggggacgtcaagaacAGAAAATGTACAGCGAAGAAAGGCAAGATTATCAACATCACCAAGAGGAAAACCTTGCACGCACTCAAAACAAGGCGACATATCGCCATACCAGCTACAATCGCCAAAAAGGCAACAGGTATAAATTTATTCTCAAACAACTCACAATtatgttaaaatgtcaaagacaTCGCAGGTGTAGGGGTAAAAGTTTCAAAAGCAAGAATGATAAGAGGCGTTATATCAAAATAATCCgcgaaattatgaagaaaagaCTTGAGGGCGAATGAAGAAATTAATAAAGGACCCAACAAAGGGCAAAATCGTTCAAAGCCACAAAGGGGCATACAAAATAGTTACAAGaaagccacagaagggcaaaaacaaaatcattacaaaaGAGATCATTCATTGAGGAGGAACGTAGGGAACGAGCTTGCCGTCAACAATCTGATTCATTGCATCAGCTTCGCCAAGGCGCTTAGCATCGAGATCTGGAAAAAGAAGCTTGACCTGTTCTATAGCAAAAGAAAAGCCTTCGTCATATTGGTTGGCGGCATAGAGCTGAAGCTCTGTGACATCACTCTCCAACCTAGCCTTCTCATCAGCTAGGGTCCCAACAGACAGTACACCTTCATCCTTCTCCTTGGAAAGCTTAGAAAGTTTCTCATCCTGGGCAGCAGCATTCTCCTTAAGCCTGGTCTCAGAAGCGGCATAGCTTTCTTTAATCTTGGCCAGCTTCTCTTCATACTCTTTCCTCAACCTCTCCGCCTCGCCTTCCTGTTCTTCCTTCAGCTTCTTGATGTCTGCCTCCAGCTTGGTCTTGGTCTCAGTatacctcttctcaatatcagcaAGGTTATCATCAACGGTCTTCACCTTCTGCTTCGCCTCTTGGACCTCTTGTTCTTGGCGATTTGTCAGCAAGTAGTTGAGAAGAGTTCCTTTAACTTCGTACTCCAAAGCCTTCCTCCTCAAATCCTCAGTAGAAGTGTTGGTAAAGCGAGTCATATCGCCAACCATAGTCACCCCCCTTTCAATGAATTCAAAAGGATCAAAGGAGCTCCAAGTAAGAGAGGCACCGGCGTCGGGGTCTTGAGAGGAGCTGGAAGCCACACCTTTGCCTTTGGAGGCGTCCTTGACAGTTTGAGTAGTACTCTCAACCCTCTGCtttttgggaggaggaggagcgaCACCCTCGGTTTCCTTGGCTCCAGGAGCTGTTTTCCCCGGGATCTCGACACGGATCCGCCCTTCGTGCTTCTTCTTACTTCGCCCTTCCTTGGCAGCAACTTCCTCCACTTGTAGCTGCTTCAATGGGTCGACCACAGCAACGGCGGGATTGGCCTTCTGTTGGCGAGCTTTTGCCAAAAACGCCAATCTCTCCTCATTCGAGATAGTTCTCATTCTCTCTACAAAAACAAGGAAGGCAAAGAAACACAAGTTAGCAACGaggcgagatcaacattaaacaaataaagaaagatACAAATTCATTACTTACGCAAATACTCTTCCAAGGCGtcactattaccctcacacctaAGAATGTCAGCGGTATCCAGGAGGGCATAGGAatcaaggaagttgacggtaTCTTGTTCAAAATCACTCAGGGCCTCAAAAACGGCtcccttgataagcctagggttatcGGTCCAATAGAAAGGAAATAGAGGATCGTCAACCTCATCATACATCAACTCAGGAAATTTCTCATCGCTGCGAACCCGAAAGAAAGAGTCTTTAAAGTTTTTGAAATTGGAGGCATATAAACTTAGGAGACGACGGTTGGGTTGACTACTAAGGGAAACTAGGGATTGAGGTTTCAGATTCTTTATTTggtaaaaagagaagaaaacgCCGATTGAGGGTTCTAGGTCAAAACCCAAACATATTACCTCAAAGGCTTTAATGAAGGCCCAACTGTTAGGGTGAAGTTGGGTAGGGGCGACATTCAGAACCTTCAGCATCTCCGCCTCGAAGGAAGTAAAGGGTAACCAGATGTTGAGCGGCTGGATCACATTGGTGTAAAGGTAAAAGTAGTCAGGCGAAGTGTCGTTCTTATTAAACACGAACTCGCCCTCCTTGACGGGCTcggttataatcaaatcttcACGAGGAGGGGAGTTAGAGAGTTTGAcagctttcctaaagctcctcaccatttccACACTAATATACTTTGAAGATACTTCCATGGTGACGGGAGTGTAGCCAGCAACAACCAGATCTCGACAAGgattcttccgctttcctgtgaaagaggaaggggagattatgacacaatcactgtcattaccactatcactactactactcccaacatcaaaaccccataatTCCGAGTAAAACCCTCGGCTATTAAGGAcgccgttagccct encodes:
- the LOC123922774 gene encoding uncharacterized protein LOC123922774, coding for MEVKELKAMSDSQLITNQVSGKFQTKEPQLIKYVEGVQSLAKHFDSFELVYVPREQNMRADLLSKLASTKKPGSHRTVIQETIKTPSIGGEDLMMVIEEEDWRSPIIRYLQKDELPKEREKAFKLKKMAAWYSMVGDRLYKRGFASPLLLCVSNEEAKHIMSEVHEGSCGSHIGSRALAGKILRAGFYWPDIHDDTAIFGLPKYIVSDNGTQFASEKVVEFCRSKGIKNTFISVEHPQANGQAESANKVILRALKRRLDSKGEAWSKHLRQSRST